A single genomic interval of Vibrio maritimus harbors:
- the phnE gene encoding phosphonate ABC transporter, permease protein PhnE, which yields MTEMTLEQIKQENKAIFDKQRRYLMVVAASVAAVVLYYLVFFHFFGVSSQQFEMGNSKIMSYFLHMFVWRDFWDWPFGYYFKQIGITLAIVFGGTLTASLVALPLSFLAARNVMTGPFRLIAIMMRRIFDVLRGIDMAIWGMIFVRAVGLGPLAGVMAVFIQDLGLFGKLYAESHEAADKKPSRGLTAMGANNLQKHRFGIFTQSFPTFLALSLYQLESNTRSAAVLGFVGAGGIGLVYAENMRLWNWDVVTFITLVLVAIIMGLDKVSSVLRQKYIVGENIALYTPTK from the coding sequence ATGACTGAAATGACCCTTGAGCAAATCAAACAAGAAAACAAAGCCATTTTTGATAAACAGCGTCGTTACTTAATGGTCGTTGCCGCGAGTGTCGCTGCGGTTGTTCTCTATTATTTGGTGTTTTTCCACTTCTTTGGTGTGTCGTCTCAGCAATTTGAGATGGGTAACAGCAAGATCATGAGCTACTTCTTACACATGTTTGTGTGGCGCGACTTCTGGGATTGGCCATTTGGTTACTACTTCAAACAAATTGGTATCACGCTGGCGATCGTGTTTGGTGGTACGCTAACGGCCTCGTTGGTTGCTCTGCCACTGTCATTCCTAGCAGCTCGAAATGTGATGACAGGACCGTTTCGACTGATTGCGATCATGATGCGCCGTATCTTTGATGTTTTGCGTGGTATCGATATGGCGATATGGGGGATGATCTTTGTTCGTGCAGTGGGTCTTGGCCCACTTGCTGGTGTGATGGCGGTGTTTATCCAGGATCTAGGTCTGTTTGGTAAACTCTACGCAGAAAGCCACGAAGCGGCTGATAAAAAGCCATCACGCGGCTTAACAGCAATGGGTGCCAATAACCTGCAGAAACATCGATTTGGTATCTTTACTCAATCGTTTCCGACTTTCTTGGCGTTGAGCCTGTATCAGCTAGAGTCAAATACTCGCTCGGCTGCGGTTCTTGGCTTTGTAGGTGCTGGTGGTATTGGTCTGGTCTATGCTGAGAACATGCGACTATGGAACTGGGATGTGGTGACCTTTATCACCCTAGTGCTTGTCGCCATTATCATGGGACTAGATAAGGTCTCTAGCGTCCTAAGACAAAAATACATAGTGGGTGAAAACATCGCCCTGTACACCCCGACTAAATAA
- the malT gene encoding HTH-type transcriptional regulator MalT, whose amino-acid sequence MWIPSKLTRPGRLHNAIVRPRVLDLLAQAPFYKLVLFRSPAGYGKTTMAAQWLSDKPHVGWYSIDESDNDPFRFVNYLLQAINKATNNTCPNAQKLAERRQFSSLHSLFSEVFAELTSYHHECYIVLDDYHLITDEEIHEAMRFFLKHMPDNITLVVTSRGNPPLGTANLRVRDLMIEIGNELLAFDTEETTRFFSQRLASEIDNETANSLRTYVEGWPSALQLFALQAQHQKRTLAQSVETMSQFNHAHLWDYLVEEVFDLLDKETRHFLMQCSVLDHFNDSLVTALTKRDDALSMIESLNRFGLFIYPLEGENNWFRFHNLFAEFLSHERKARIPQQENELHLAAANAWLQQKVPHQALRHARLANNNDLVAEILLEFGWKMFNHGELATLEDAIDVLSADQLYSQPKLCMLQAWLAQSQHRYNDVGELIAKADAEMADRQVKLTAKEEGEFHALRAQVAINQNSPDKAIELAELALSELDHSEYRSRIVATSVVGEVNHVIGNLSRALSMMQQTEKLARQYHVYHQALWAQLQQSEILIAQGYVQAAFEIQESAFKLIEEQQLHQVPMHEFLLRVRAQVLWCWNRLDEAEECAYKGIDVLGNIDPSKHLHSYSMIARIAIGRGELDKASKVIEQIQHLMKQSTYHVDWTANASLSLLLYWQARNDIESIEQWLETATRPEEACNHFSQLQWRNIARAQINLGQYEQAQVTLDFLDKEAKQHQLVTDRNRNLIVEAILNVHNRNEEKAKELLKEALVLTNQTGMIGNFLIDGATIGHLLANLVSKSDLGDLERHRAQLLMKDINTTQRSRSVHFNEEFVEKLVNHPNIPELVRTSPLTQREWQVLGLIYSGFSNEQIAQELDVAGTTIKTHIRNLYQKLNIANRKEAISTAENLLQLMGY is encoded by the coding sequence ATGTGGATTCCTTCAAAACTGACTCGACCAGGCCGCTTGCACAACGCCATCGTTCGCCCTCGAGTATTAGATCTGCTTGCACAGGCTCCCTTTTATAAACTCGTTCTTTTTCGCTCGCCTGCAGGTTACGGTAAAACGACTATGGCCGCGCAATGGCTATCGGATAAACCACATGTAGGTTGGTACAGCATCGACGAAAGCGACAATGATCCGTTCCGTTTCGTTAACTACTTGCTGCAGGCCATCAACAAGGCCACCAACAACACCTGTCCTAACGCACAAAAGCTGGCAGAACGTCGACAGTTCTCATCGCTGCATTCTCTCTTTAGCGAAGTGTTTGCCGAGCTGACTAGCTATCACCACGAGTGTTACATCGTCTTAGATGACTACCATCTGATTACTGACGAAGAAATTCATGAAGCAATGCGCTTCTTCCTTAAGCACATGCCAGATAACATCACGCTCGTGGTGACAAGTCGTGGAAATCCGCCGCTGGGGACGGCGAATTTGCGCGTACGCGATCTGATGATTGAAATTGGCAATGAGCTTTTAGCGTTCGATACCGAAGAAACAACGCGTTTCTTTAGTCAGCGACTGGCCAGTGAAATTGATAATGAGACCGCTAACTCACTGCGCACCTATGTTGAGGGTTGGCCTTCTGCTCTGCAGCTTTTTGCATTGCAGGCCCAGCATCAAAAACGCACCCTGGCGCAGTCAGTAGAAACTATGTCTCAGTTCAACCATGCACACCTTTGGGACTACCTCGTTGAAGAGGTCTTCGACCTTCTTGATAAAGAGACTCGCCACTTCCTGATGCAGTGTTCAGTACTCGATCACTTTAACGACAGCTTGGTCACCGCACTGACCAAACGTGACGACGCGCTTAGTATGATCGAATCGCTCAACCGCTTTGGTTTATTTATTTACCCGCTTGAAGGTGAGAACAACTGGTTTAGGTTCCACAACCTATTTGCAGAGTTCTTATCTCATGAGCGTAAAGCGCGTATTCCTCAGCAAGAAAATGAGTTGCATCTAGCAGCCGCAAACGCATGGCTGCAGCAAAAAGTGCCACATCAAGCGCTTCGACACGCTCGCTTGGCGAATAACAACGACTTAGTGGCTGAAATACTGCTTGAGTTTGGTTGGAAGATGTTCAACCACGGTGAACTGGCAACGCTTGAAGACGCGATTGATGTACTCTCTGCTGACCAGCTCTACAGCCAACCTAAGCTGTGTATGCTGCAAGCTTGGCTTGCTCAAAGTCAGCACAGATACAACGACGTTGGTGAACTGATTGCCAAGGCCGACGCTGAAATGGCGGATCGCCAAGTCAAACTAACGGCAAAAGAGGAAGGCGAGTTCCACGCGTTACGCGCACAAGTTGCTATTAACCAGAACTCTCCTGATAAGGCGATTGAGCTTGCAGAACTCGCGCTAAGTGAGCTAGATCATTCTGAGTATCGCAGCCGAATTGTGGCGACCTCTGTCGTCGGTGAGGTTAACCACGTGATCGGCAACCTCAGCCGTGCGCTGTCAATGATGCAGCAAACTGAGAAACTAGCGAGGCAATACCATGTCTACCATCAGGCGCTATGGGCTCAGTTGCAGCAAAGTGAAATCCTGATCGCACAAGGCTATGTTCAAGCGGCTTTTGAGATCCAAGAAAGTGCCTTCAAACTGATTGAAGAACAACAACTGCATCAAGTACCTATGCACGAGTTCTTGCTTCGAGTGCGTGCGCAAGTACTCTGGTGTTGGAACCGCCTAGATGAAGCGGAAGAGTGTGCGTATAAGGGCATCGATGTGCTAGGTAACATCGACCCAAGTAAACACCTACACAGCTACTCTATGATTGCACGCATCGCGATTGGTCGAGGTGAGCTAGACAAAGCTTCAAAAGTCATTGAGCAGATACAGCACCTAATGAAGCAATCGACTTACCACGTTGATTGGACCGCGAACGCATCTCTATCACTGCTTCTATACTGGCAAGCGAGAAACGACATTGAATCGATTGAGCAGTGGCTAGAAACCGCGACTAGACCAGAAGAAGCGTGTAACCACTTCTCACAGTTGCAGTGGCGTAACATTGCCAGAGCGCAAATAAACCTTGGTCAGTATGAGCAAGCTCAGGTTACGCTCGACTTCCTCGATAAAGAAGCGAAACAGCATCAGCTCGTCACTGATCGTAATCGCAACCTTATCGTCGAAGCGATTCTCAACGTCCACAACCGTAACGAAGAGAAAGCGAAAGAACTCCTGAAAGAAGCGTTAGTACTTACTAACCAGACAGGCATGATCGGTAACTTCCTCATTGATGGCGCTACCATTGGCCACTTGCTTGCTAACTTGGTTTCAAAGTCTGACTTGGGTGATCTCGAGCGTCACCGCGCTCAATTGCTGATGAAAGACATCAACACCACTCAGCGTAGTCGCTCAGTGCACTTTAACGAAGAGTTTGTTGAAAAGCTGGTCAACCACCCGAACATCCCTGAGTTAGTACGTACTAGCCCGCTAACCCAGCGTGAGTGGCAGGTTCTTGGTTTGATATACTCTGGTTTTAGCAATGAACAGATTGCTCAAGAACTGGATGTAGCAGGCACAACGATTAAGACTCACATTCGTAACCTGTATCAAAAGCTCAACATTGCCAATCGTAAAGAGGCAATCAGCACTGCTGAGAACTTGCTGCAGTTGATGGGGTACTAA
- the phnE gene encoding phosphonate ABC transporter, permease protein PhnE produces MQFEQYYQQVRRKQKMDALMWSSLFMLLYLLSGHYAEFSLSTIIRNAPALFDYIYDTIPNLSWDVLFASRDENGRAVPGSLIYWGYRLHIQIPLLWETINVAIAATLVSSVIAIVLAFLAASNSYAPAPVRFGIRSFVAFLRTMPELAWAVMFVMAYGVGTFPGFVALTLHTIGSLTKLFYESIETVSDKPIRGLTASGARPIQRIRFAFWPQVKPTVLSYVFLRFEINFRSSTILGLVGAGGIGQELMTNISLGRNDQVSITLLLIILVVAIIDTTSGVLRKKVINGDSQ; encoded by the coding sequence ATGCAGTTCGAACAATACTATCAACAGGTTCGCCGTAAGCAGAAAATGGACGCTCTTATGTGGTCTTCTCTGTTTATGTTGCTCTATTTGCTTTCTGGTCACTACGCTGAGTTCAGCCTGTCGACCATCATCCGTAATGCTCCAGCGTTATTTGATTACATCTACGACACTATTCCAAATTTGTCATGGGACGTTCTTTTCGCCAGTCGAGATGAAAACGGACGCGCCGTGCCAGGCTCGCTCATCTACTGGGGTTATCGACTACACATCCAGATCCCGCTGTTATGGGAAACCATTAATGTTGCGATTGCCGCCACCTTAGTGTCTTCTGTGATTGCGATTGTGTTGGCATTCTTAGCTGCCAGTAACAGCTATGCGCCTGCGCCTGTTCGCTTTGGTATCCGTTCTTTTGTGGCGTTTCTGCGCACAATGCCAGAGTTAGCTTGGGCGGTGATGTTCGTGATGGCTTATGGTGTAGGTACATTTCCCGGCTTCGTAGCCCTGACGCTTCATACTATTGGCAGCTTGACTAAGCTGTTCTATGAGTCGATCGAGACGGTTTCCGACAAACCGATTCGAGGGCTGACTGCATCTGGTGCAAGACCTATCCAACGCATTCGATTTGCATTCTGGCCACAGGTTAAACCGACGGTACTTTCCTATGTGTTCCTGAGATTTGAGATTAACTTCCGCTCGTCGACCATTCTTGGTTTAGTTGGCGCGGGAGGTATCGGACAGGAGCTAATGACAAACATTAGTCTGGGACGCAACGACCAAGTCAGTATTACGCTGCTTTTAATCATCCTGGTGGTGGCCATTATAGATACCACGTCTGGCGTACTGAGGAAGAAAGTGATCAATGGAGACAGCCAATGA
- a CDS encoding Qnr family pentapeptide repeat protein, producing MKDKIFEHHDFSHHDLSGEIFENCQFYQCDFSRADLSEARFERCKFIEPLDLEGCHFQYTNLKDASFKYRQMAMCNFEGADCFGIEFRECDLKGANFARARFANQVSHTMYFCSAYITGCNLSYTNFERIIIEKCDLFENRWIGANLQGASFRESDLSRGVFSSDAWSQYRFQGADLCHVELEGLDPRRVDLTGVKICDWQQAQLLEPLGLIVMPA from the coding sequence ATGAAAGACAAAATTTTTGAACACCATGATTTCAGCCATCACGATCTCTCTGGGGAAATTTTCGAGAACTGCCAATTCTACCAGTGTGACTTTTCTCGCGCCGACCTCTCAGAAGCTCGCTTTGAGCGCTGCAAGTTTATTGAACCCTTGGATTTAGAGGGGTGTCATTTTCAATACACCAATTTGAAAGATGCCAGCTTTAAGTACCGTCAGATGGCGATGTGCAATTTTGAAGGGGCGGACTGCTTTGGCATCGAGTTTAGAGAGTGTGACCTGAAGGGTGCAAACTTTGCGAGAGCACGCTTTGCCAACCAAGTGAGTCATACCATGTACTTCTGCTCGGCTTACATCACCGGATGCAACCTGTCCTACACCAATTTCGAGCGCATCATCATTGAGAAATGTGACTTGTTTGAGAATCGTTGGATAGGTGCAAACTTGCAAGGCGCGTCTTTTCGCGAATCGGATTTGAGTCGCGGCGTTTTTTCTTCTGATGCTTGGTCACAGTACCGTTTTCAAGGCGCTGATTTATGCCATGTAGAACTTGAAGGATTGGACCCAAGACGGGTTGATCTGACCGGTGTTAAGATTTGTGATTGGCAGCAGGCACAGCTATTAGAACCACTAGGCTTAATTGTGATGCCTGCCTAA
- the phnD gene encoding phosphonate ABC transporter substrate-binding protein, protein MKKLLSLGVAVASALAFNAQAAAPKEINLGILGGQNAAQQIGDNQCVADFLNAELGVKTNIRNSSDYNAVIQGLLGEKIDLVINMSPKSYAEIYLNDPEAVELVGITVDNTDNSRGYHSVILVQEDSPYQSIEDLKGKVFSFADPNSTSGFLIPNNQLEQTLGGNMDNQFNGFFSSVNFSGGHEQDIVGVLNGQFDAAVTWSSMVGDASKGYSAGALLRYMDHDAELMNKIRIIWESPLIANGPTIVSNRLDPKFKDDLVAAVKKLDRENNDCFSKAAGGSLHLEETSVAEYQSIIDLVKATKFAQR, encoded by the coding sequence ATGAAAAAGCTTCTATCCCTCGGTGTTGCAGTGGCATCTGCTTTGGCATTTAACGCTCAAGCAGCGGCACCAAAAGAGATCAATCTAGGTATTCTTGGTGGTCAAAACGCAGCACAGCAGATTGGTGACAACCAGTGTGTGGCGGATTTTCTAAATGCTGAGCTTGGTGTTAAAACCAATATTCGTAACTCAAGTGACTACAACGCGGTTATTCAAGGTCTTTTGGGTGAAAAAATCGACTTGGTTATTAACATGTCGCCAAAGTCATACGCTGAGATCTATCTTAATGACCCAGAAGCGGTAGAGCTAGTTGGTATCACGGTTGATAACACAGATAACTCGCGCGGTTACCACTCGGTTATCTTGGTTCAAGAAGATAGCCCATATCAGTCGATTGAAGATCTTAAGGGTAAGGTGTTCTCGTTTGCCGATCCAAACTCTACTTCAGGCTTTTTGATTCCAAATAACCAGCTAGAGCAAACGCTAGGCGGCAATATGGACAACCAGTTCAACGGCTTCTTCAGCTCAGTTAACTTCTCTGGTGGTCACGAACAAGACATCGTTGGCGTACTGAACGGCCAGTTTGATGCCGCAGTAACTTGGTCTTCTATGGTTGGTGATGCGAGCAAAGGCTACAGTGCTGGCGCACTGCTTCGCTACATGGATCATGATGCAGAGCTAATGAACAAGATTCGTATCATTTGGGAATCACCACTTATCGCAAACGGTCCTACGATTGTGAGCAACCGTCTAGACCCGAAATTCAAAGACGACCTAGTGGCGGCGGTGAAGAAGCTAGATCGTGAAAACAACGACTGCTTTAGCAAAGCTGCGGGTGGCTCTCTTCACCTAGAAGAGACCAGCGTTGCTGAATACCAATCGATCATCGATCTGGTAAAAGCGACTAAGTTTGCTCAGCGCTAA